The genomic region TCCCCACGGGAATCGGCCATGGGCGTGCGGTCGAACAGCACACACAAGTACCCCTCGGCCGAACGCCTCGCATGGTCAACCCGATCGCCGAAGTGGTCGAACTGATCGGCCTCACGACGGACGTCGCGCTCAACGACCCGATCGCCGCGGTGCTCATGCTGATCAGCAACCTCATCCTCGCCTTCTCGATGATCGTCTTCTTCGGGCTCGCCGCGGGGGGGATCCTCGACGCTATCGTTCCCGACGACCTCGGTCGATCGCCCCCGCCGCGAGAGCGATAGCCTCCTCGATATCCGGGCCCAGCGGCGAGCCGGCGACGAACCCGTCGGCGTAGGCGGTGATCTCTCGCACCCGCCGCTCGACCGTCTCCGGCGTGCCCGCGATACAGAGGGCGTCGATCATGTCCGCGGAAACGAGCGAGAACGCCTCCGAGAACTCCCCCCTCTCGATGTGCTGGCCGATCTCGCTCGCCAGTTCGCCGTCGAGTCCGTGACGGTCCAGAACCGGCGGAGCCGCCCCGGCGGCGATGAAGGCGACGGGCGGCCGGGCGGCCTCGCGCGCCTCGGCGCCGTCCTCGGCGACGCTGAGGCTCGCGAACGCCGCGAAGTCGAACGTTCCCCGCGAGTCGGACCGTTCGGCCAACCCCTCATCGACCCGGTCGGCCGCCCACTCGAAATCGGCGGGGTGGGCGGCGTTGAGCAACACGCCGTCGGCGTGTTTCGCGCTCATGCGGATCATGTGGGGGCCCTGTGCGCCGACGTAGACGGGGATCTCGCCCGCCGGGTAGTTCAGGCCCGCGTCGATCGCCGTGAACGTCCCCTCGTGCGTCGCACGCTCGCCGGCCCACATCCGCCGGGCGAGCCTGAACGACTCGAGCACGCGCCGGAGCGGCCGGTCGCGCTCGTAGCCCAGGTTCGAGAGCGTCGAGGCGTCGCCCGCGCCGATCCCGAAGACCGCCCGGCCGTCGCTGGCCTCGTCGAGCGTCGCCACCCGCGAGGCGAGCGTCGCGGGGTGGGTCTCGTAGGGGTTCGCGACGCCCGGCCCCAGTTCGATCGTCTCGGTCCGGCGGGCGATCTCGCCGAGGGCCGCGAAGGGGTCGCGGTTGTTGTAGTGACAGCTCGCGAAGACGGTCTCGAAGCCGGCCTCCTCGGCGAGCGCGCCGAACTCGCCGACGCGCGCGACGGGGTGTTCGGGCGTGATCTCGATCCCCATCGTTCCCTCCGCTCGCCGCTCGCTCATGCGATTACCTCTGGGGTGGTGCTCTGGTTTAGTCTCGTTCGTTCGTTGCACTCACTCACGAGACCACCCCCGGAGCGCCTGGCGGACGTAGTCGTCCTCCACGGCGCGGAAGTGCTCGTTGCTGCCGCCCATCCGACCGAACTCGAACCCCTCTACGACCACGGCCGGAACCCCGCCGTCGCCCTCCCCGGCGACGAGGTTCGCCGCGGCCGCCAGTTCGTCGATCACGTTTTCCACCGTCACGCCGAGCTCTCGGCCGTCGCGGTCGCGCTCACCGCGCCAGTCCCGGCTGGCGGGCATGCCCGCCCAGCCGATGGCGACCCCGCGCTGGCCGTGGCGAAACGGCCGCCCGCAGGTGT from Halalkalicoccus sp. NIPERK01 harbors:
- a CDS encoding 5,10-methylenetetrahydromethanopterin reductase; amino-acid sequence: MSERRAEGTMGIEITPEHPVARVGEFGALAEEAGFETVFASCHYNNRDPFAALGEIARRTETIELGPGVANPYETHPATLASRVATLDEASDGRAVFGIGAGDASTLSNLGYERDRPLRRVLESFRLARRMWAGERATHEGTFTAIDAGLNYPAGEIPVYVGAQGPHMIRMSAKHADGVLLNAAHPADFEWAADRVDEGLAERSDSRGTFDFAAFASLSVAEDGAEAREAARPPVAFIAAGAAPPVLDRHGLDGELASEIGQHIERGEFSEAFSLVSADMIDALCIAGTPETVERRVREITAYADGFVAGSPLGPDIEEAIALAAGAIDRGRRER